The sequence TCCGCAACTAAGATCGACAAGCATAAAAAAACTTGCTTTTCGCTTGCCATGTAACCAACTCcattatctcatatctagcataGTCTTCTGTGCATATGGAACTCTAACTCCATTTACCCTAATATAACAGAAACTCAAATCAACCTCAAAATATCGCATCTATATGTAACAAGGTTTCCTTTTTTCTCTTTGATATGCAATTTTACCTCCATACTTCCATTTGAACCAGAAAAGGCACGCCAATTAAATACATTTTAACCAAGAAGACAAAGTAAATAAAAGTGTGACTAGAAAATGACAAAAAATCATGCAATAACAAAGGGGAACTCACAGCAAGGCAGGCTCTGTACTTATCCCACTCTGAGACGCACTCGTCTTTGTCCCAGTGACCCTTTGAGAACTTCTCGGAATACCACCTGACCATTTTTCCCGTAAAAATTCGATCTTTCTTCAGGGAAAAGAAGCAAAAAGAAACCGTACTACAGAACAAAATTTTCGCGTGATGGGATGCTATAAAGGAGAGAAATCAGAGACTTAGAGGAATAGAGAACCTGTTGAAGCAGTCGTGGTAGGCGTTTCTAAGCTGAGCGCAAGGAGACGCAGCAGGGGCTGATGGCCTCCTCTTCGAATTATTTTCGACCCCCATGGGATCCTCGGCAAGTCGTTAAGTATCCGGAATCCTAGAAAATCTCCTCGGATATCTAAAGATGAGAATTTCTTTCCCTTTAATCTCGCTGGGATCTTGAGGCGGCGACGGACGAACCCTTCCCGGTTTGCTTGCAGCCTTGGGAGACCTCGAGCAACCGAGAAGGTCGTCGCACGTTTCCCGTTCCCGAATACAACCTGTTTGGCGTTTTGCTTCTTTCACATCGTTTCCCTTAATGGCTGAGTTTGGTTTAAGAGAAGCGGATTAATTATTGGATGCAAGAAAAaattctca is a genomic window of Phoenix dactylifera cultivar Barhee BC4 chromosome 4, palm_55x_up_171113_PBpolish2nd_filt_p, whole genome shotgun sequence containing:
- the LOC103724348 gene encoding uncharacterized protein At4g33100 isoform X3 yields the protein MGVENNSKRRPSAPAASPCAQLRNAYHDCFNRWYSEKFSKGHWDKDECVSEWDKYRACLAVCRQCHHVILQSSARAQMCRI
- the LOC103724348 gene encoding uncharacterized protein At4g33100 isoform X2 gives rise to the protein MGVENNSKRRPSAPAASPCAQLRNAYHDCFNRWYSEKFSKGHWDKDECVSEWDKYRACLAQHLEDRHLRRIFLEAEASAYSIKGL